Part of the Kryptolebias marmoratus isolate JLee-2015 linkage group LG20, ASM164957v2, whole genome shotgun sequence genome, aaacacatttgcgCATTCATGCTCACTTTCAGACATAAGTATGTTTCCAAGGCACAAGggccttttttcatttaaaatatgaagTATTGAAGGGAGACCTGGAGAAGGAGTCACAGTTCTGAACATATTTAAGAACCAGAACgtgcttttaattgtttgttctgTCTAACAAGTTATAAAGAGCGTATACTTTTTGTAGGCTTCATGTATAGTTCAGTTGTACAGTTTGTTTGATCACACGTTTCTCTTTCAGGTGGTTCACCAGAGTGTCCCAGCTAACTCCAGTCAATCCATCCACGCTTTCTCTACAACAACCCTCAATGACATTATGAAATCCTTCTCTGATGTCAGTGCCATCAGGGTGGTTGGGGGATACCTGCTCATGGTGATTAACTCATTCTTTTTCATTAACTAATGGGATGAAGGACAAATCATGGTgtattctttgattttttttctaaaaaagtaTATTTGTGAATTTCTTCTCTCTAGCTGGCCTATGCCTGTGTAACTATGCTCAGGTGGGACTGTGCCAAGTCCCAGGGGGCTGTTGGACTTGCAGGGGTGCTGTTGGTGGCCCTGTCAGTAGCAGCAGGCCTTGGTCTTTGTTCGCTCCTTGGCCTCTCCTTCAACGCTGCAACTACACAGGTACAAGACAGAGAaaattgcatgttttatatGGTTTAAGAGGTGATTTGACCCTAAAAAAGGGGGGTAGTCCTTTGATTTAAAGCCCAAAATTTGATGTTACCTTACTTCAAATGTTCATTCTGACCCTTTGGCCCTGCATTGATGTGTTTCCCATCCCAGGTGCTTCCCTTCCTGGCACTGGGGATTGGTGTGGATGACATGTTTCTGTTGGCTCACTCCttcacagaaacaggaagtaataTCCCCTTTAAGGTACTTTAAAACATCTCTTCTAGACTGCTTTCCTCTTGTGTGCTTTCCTTCTCTTCCTTCTCTGAcctgttttggtgtttttcgcACAAAGGAGCGGACGGGAGATTGTTTACGTCGCACCGGCACCAGCGTGGCTCTCACCTCCATCAACAACATGATTGCGTTCTTCATGGCTGCCCTTGTGCCCATTCCTGCCTTGCGAGCGTTCTCGTTGCAggtaagttattttttttccttcttcctcttatGCCTGCGCAAAGACAGCACAACAAGCACACAATCGCACACCGTGAGGCCTGAGGCTCCTTTGCAAATGAAAGAGATAACTTAAAAGAGGTGACATTTATTCAGAGCAAGAAAAGTCTTTGTTCCCTGTTTTATTGCCACTGCACCTAGAGggccaacttttttttgtggatgcatgtctttgcatgtgtgtgtgtgtatgtgtgtgtgtgtaatggggAATACTCAGAGTATAGTGAGCGGCGAACAGACTTagagaagcagacagaaagagagaaggagaaggagggaggagtgGATCAGTATATCACTGGCCCGTCAAAGCGGTTTTCTCTGATCTGTGACTAAACTGTGGGTggtctgaaacacacaaacacacacacactcacacacagttGTACACACACTGGAAACCACATAATAGAATGTCAGCTTCAGGGGCTGGGGGTATAGGAGTGGTGGTGGAGGTACTGTTGAGGGgtgatgtgtgtgtatatgtatatatatatatatatatatatatatatatatatatatatatatatatatatatatatatgtatatgtatccCTTCtacttttttcattcttttaaataGAGTACTTTTGGTGTGTCATACGTCCTGGCAAACTTAGTATTCCTGGCAGTTGATTTACAGCTGGGCTTTTCTTTACTTAGTGGGCTGTGTTCTCagaccctgaaaaaaaaaagtactgacTTTTCCCAGCTGGGCCCGAGTGTCTATAATTTCACACAGTgctctctgtctcttctcactttgtatttctcatttttaaatgttttttttctctctctctttctctgcttttttctcCCTAGGCGGCCATTGTGGTTGTGTTCAACTTTGCCATGGTGCTGCTCATCTTCCCCGCCATCCTCAGTTTGGACCTCCATCGGCGTGAGGACAAGCGCTTGGACATCCTATGCTGCTTGTACAGCCCCTGCTCCGATCGCGTCATTCACCTCTCGCCACACGAGATGTCTGATGCCGGCGAGCAACCTCACACGCCGACAACAGGAGCCGCACATCCACACCAGTACGCTGCTGGGTCGACAATCACCACCAGCACCCAAATCACGACAACAGTGCAAGCGTTCACACAATGTGATGCAGCGGGACAGCATATTGTTACGATCCTGCCACCGACTTCACAGATCTCCACCAGCCCTGCCTCCATCATCGTTTGCCCCACCTCACAGGCTCAAGGTATCAGCGATCTATCTGATTATTATGTTAGTGTATAacatttaagttaaataaatataaaaaaaattttccATTTGTATTTTCTCCATTTAGCCATCTCACCTTCCCCTACCACTACCTCTGTGCCCGACCCCTACGGCTCCCAGCTCTTCACCCCTACTTCCAGCTCCACACGAGACCTCTTAGCCCAGGTGGAAGACTCCAAATCAGGGAAGAAGTGTGTTCCGCTCCCTTTTCTGCACTGGAACCTGTCCAGTTTTGCCAGGGAAAAATATGCCCCTCTCCTTCTCAAGCCCAAGAGCAAAGTCATTGTGGTCGCCCTCTTCTTAGGCCTCCTGGGTCTCAGCCTGTACGGGACCACCATGGTGCACGACGGCCTTTACCTGACTGATATTGTGCCACGTGACACCAAGGAATATGACTTCATAGACGCACAGTTTAAGTACTTTTCCTTCTACAACATGTACCTGGTAACCATGGATGGATTTGACTATGCGCGATCTCAGCGGCTGCTGATTCAGCTGCACAACGCCTTCAACTCTGTTAAATACGTGGTCAGAGACGGCGACAACAAACTACCCCGCATGTGGCTGCACTACTTCCAGGACTGGCTCaaaggtaaaattaaataaataacaatcaGGAACAGTAGTATTAGTTTTTAAGGGAGTCTTTCTCCTCTTgagggattttttaaaaaaatataaaagaatctCACTGAGTGGGgcagcaaagttaaaaaaaacagcagtgagCAGAGGGTGTAGGGCGGAGAATGCACAAAGGGTGAGTGAAAGTTCACTCACGCTGTTTTTCGCTCTCCACCTGGGCTCAGGGGTGTCGTAGTAGATAGGTTGAGGTCATGGGTTATCTCTCCGTGCGGGTGTGCACATGTGTATGTCCTTAGGTTAGAATGTGTCAGAGGCTCAGTCAAGAGGAAGTAATAGTTAACCGGTCAATCGGGGCCAactagaaaggaaaaaaaagaaggaaacatgatattttgcattttcaacATCACTGAGTGTGTGAACAGACAGttggaaaacctttttatttttatgggaaTAGAAATCGAGGCATTTCTAAATAAGAGTCCCAataatttttcctctttgtgtgttttacctcACACATAGGTCTTCAGGCTGCTTTTGATGCTGACTGGCAGGCAGGCAGGATCACTGCCGACAGCTATAGGAACGGAACAGAGGATGGAGCTCTGGCGTATAAGCTCCTCATTCAAACCGGCTCCAAGAAAGACCCTTTAAACTACAGCCAGGTAGGTTTCAAGACCtgcactaaaaagaaaaaagaaaacttttaaaactgataaGCAGATGTCACTGTTGTCAGTCTGTGGCTTAATAAAACCTAATTGTCCCTTTTGAATTGTTCTTTTCTAGCTGACCTCCCGTCAGCTGGTGGATGCAGAGGGTTTGATTCCCCCAGAGGTGTTTTACATTTACCTTACAGTATGGGTCAGCAATGACCCTCTGGGCTATGCTGCATCCCAGGCCAACTTCTACCCTCACCCCAGAGAGTGGATTCATGACAAATATGACACTACAGGGGAAAATCTGCGCAGTAAGTCTTTTATCTTGAATATATGAATTTTTGCTGAGTGGATGCACCTGAAAATGCTTTGCTGCATGAATAatcgtttcttcttcttttgcagTCCCAGCTGCAGAACCTCTGGAGTTTGCTCAGTTCCCCTTCTACCTGAACGGCCTTCGGCAGGCCAGCGACTTTGTGGAAGCCATCGAGAGTGTGCGAGCCATCTGTGATGAGTTTAGTCGCAAGGGTGTGCTCAACTACCCTAATGGATATCCCTTCTTGTTCTGGGAGCAATATATTGGTCTCAGGCACTGGTTCCTGCTGTCGATCAGCGTGGTCTTGGCCTGCACCTTCCTGGTTTGCGCGATTCTCCTGCTCAACCCCTGGACAGCTGGCATCATTGTAAGTTGAAAATCTCACAATCCTACAGCTCTCATGTTCCGTCTCATCTTTTTCTATCACCTCTCTGTTTCAtcgttttaattttttgtcttatttcgcTTCCGTCTTacctttcatttttcattttctttctttgttcttttttcagtaTAGCTATAAAAACACTTTTGGATGCCCCCCCTTTTATTCTAAGGAGGGCAATAGGGtacaaatgcacaaacagaCATAAGGCTGTTCTAATTCAGGTTTGGCCAGCCttagaaaagaaagcaaaaaggaacaaatcagGTTTCACCCTTCTGAGTCCTCCACCACATCGactcaaaaatcaaaaactccCTTTGactgaaacacatttatcaTATTTATGTTCTAAATCTGGTTGTGTCTATTTACATTGTGGTTTTTAATAGCAACAAACATTTAGCATCAAGCATTTTCTAACAAGACTTGGTGgctattatatttaaatattgaaaacaaacaatcaggCTGTTATCTTGCAAACACACCCAAACTAACTAAATTCACAAGTCCATGGTTATATATAAATATGGTGAAAATGGGGAGTGAAAGGGTGCCCACACACTGCTGTCTTAGATACTGTCAATCAATTTATCCACCTCAGGGAAGAAAGATGAGAAAGACAACGAAGGAAGACAGAGAGGAACGGGGGACCCTACTAGCCTAAGGGTGGGAAATTTGAACCAACGTGGTTAAGATTTTAGAAATAGGGAACACAGATTGTGTGGCATAAGAATGCAAAAAGACTCAACCTACTCATTAAAATTGACATAAACATTGTGTGAAATTGTataactgaatgttttttttgtcagctccAAGTTTTTCATTTACAGGCTGCTGGATTGCTCCATTTTTCCTGCTCAGGAGTTGGTAACATCTCatttccttgtgtgtgtgtgtgtgtatttcaggTGTTTATCTTGGCCATGATGACTGTGGAGTTGTTTGGCATCATGGGCCTGATTGGCATCAAGCTCAGTGCCATTCCTGTGGTCATCCTGATTGCCTCGGTGGGCATCGGAGTGGAGTTTACTGTTCACATTGCATTGGTAAGTTAGAAGACTCAGCAGAAGTCAATAGCGCACAAGTAGATTAACGTCAGAAAGAGTGAGCAACAGATAAACAGAGATTTTGTATGGAGCTATGTCCCTTTGCAGTAAAATATTTGTGATTGCAGATTTGGTCCTTTATTTGGTCTCTTAGCGAAGCGTAGTAGTAGTCAAGGCTTCCCAAGCCTCACCACAAACACATTTCGTGTGATCGGAAAGATTTTCAACGTAtttctttttccctctttcCCCTCTGCCACAGGGCTTCCTGACAGCGATTGGCAACAGAAACAAGCGCTCAGCAGTGGCATTGGAGCACATGTTCGCCCCAGTGGTTGATGGCGCAATCTCCACGTTGCTGGGTGTTCTCATGCTGGCAGGGTCCGAGTTTGACTTCATCATGAGGTGAGATGTGATAGCTCTCTCTGTGTATGTGCGTCCTTGTTTAGCTTCATTTGGGTGCAAAAGAAAGCCCAGAAGGGGATCGGGGCTGTATGCAGGTGGAAATGTTACACCCCTATTTATGCACAATCGGTGACAACTACGCAGCTGGTTCTGTCACTCCAAGAGCACACACATCGTCAGAGTGCAACAAATGGGGAAAACATCAGTGGTGTGTAGCAGCTGCTTGTAAACATGGAAGTGTTCTGCGGCCCACTGGGTGGTGTCTCTCCCCAACTcgctctcacacaaacacaggaatcTGTAAAAATTCCTATCATCCGTTTGGCATTCTCACTGccttaataaaaaaagtggaGCTAATTTTGAACTGGTCAGCAAGTCATTTGGTCTGTAGCCCACCAACAGACAACAttcccctctccctctctgtgtctcccctatggaaatgtgtgtgtctACATGGCTGAGTGTAAATCTTGCActctcatgtgtgtgttttctacCACTTTATGGttaaaatggggggaaaaaaagagaaaagctccATGTTTTTAAGCTGAATGTGGTCTCGGCCCATACCCAAAACCACAACCTTGAGCTCACAGGCTGCACCAGGCCTCCATGAcataaaaagcaaagtttttgtGGAGAAACGGAGACAGAAGCAAAAGGGAAATGGAGGAGAAGTACTGTGAGGGTGGTTCTTGTAAATGGTTTGATCAATGGTTAATAAAAGAATCCTCCACAGAATTGTAGCTGTGTAGAAGTcaagttagaaaacaaaatgtttgatcGTCATTAATGGTgttacaaaacagttttattgcaTCTTGGCTGTTGTGCGTCAGAGGACGGGGTGAGACAGAGGGGCCTGGTCTCTGTTGGAGGTCTTGTTTAGCTGTAGCTGTAGTCGAGTAAATGGGGTGATCCAATGCTGGCTAGCTGGGGAGTAGGATAAATACGCTGCTGTAAACATCTCCTGGCCTTGTAACGCACTGAATAAACAGCAGGCCTGATTCAACTCTGCTCAGAGACTGCTCACATACACACTAATGGAGTGTGCATGCACATGTCgacacacaaagagaaacacacaTATGTATAGGCATGTAAACACTGAGAACTCTTTcccacagacatacacacacacacatatatatatgtatatatatatatatatatatatatatatatatatatatatacacacacacacacacacacacaactctcCAAGCCTGACAACGACTGGAAAAgattacagtttaaataaacaacaaaattccTGACAGCGAGACACTGTTGGAGGTCTGACCAtcgtctctttctgtctttctttctcgCTCCTCTTTTCCACCGCTATGTACACGCACAAGAAACGGTGAACAATGAGATTTCATAAAAGCAATAATTACCTACTTGTATGCTCAGTTTTGGCAtgtgaatatgttttttttttattattattattttatttgacacaGCATGCCAATTATTTGTTGACGAAATGAGAGCAAATAGAGGGTGTAGATTACTTCCAGCGTGAAAACCGtgaactttttttctgaagtaTGACCTTTGCCAATAGAGTTGTAGTAATAATCATTTCAGCAGTCCATTCAAGGAGAAGTGTGTTTCCATAACACTCCTCAGCTATTATCCCTGCCCTGGCTgacaacccccccaccccaccccttcATACCAGcatcatcattttaaaatttttttctttcatcccacttttttcttttacctcttAAAGTCTGGCTGGTGGTTAGCATCTCACTGTCTCTCGCTGTGCTTTCTGTTAGTGTTTAAGTGGAGTCCTCTCTAATTTTCTTGGGGAGCTCTTTCTTGTGGCCTGCCTCCACCCCTGGCCTCCTCAGAGCTCCACcgaaatgcacacacacacacacacacacaaaacacatgcacacatacatacagagtaagtaaaaaaaaaaaaaaacaaagtaggaGAAAGTCTTGTAGCTGCAGTACTGGAGGCATAAAAGCATGTTTAAGTTGAGTGGGGAGTCAGATTAACGCCCCCCCAACCCTGCCTTCCCTTGCCTTTGATACACAACGTCGGGTTTTCCCTGCTTTCTTCCCTTGAGCCATTTCTCTTCCTCATATGCAATTTATGTTTGTATGCTTGTACGTTCACGTTTTCTTTAATGTTCTTGTTCAAATGAAACAACCTTCTTGTGGTATTgcatgaaaagaagaaaaaaaacacccctgtagtttaataaaatgcttcatgttacacttttccagttttatttaaaagtgtcaTGAGTTTGGCTCATAAAGATTCAATCCAAATTTCAGCCCAAATATATCTGTATTATTCATATGCAAAAAAGCAAGATTTCATATAAAtagcatctttttaaaattattattattattctctgAACTAATGTCTCATATTGCTGCGTCTTTCAGGTATTTCTTTGCTGTGCTGGCCATCCTGACTGTTTTGGGGGTGTTGAATGGCTTAGTTCTTCTCCCAGTCCTCCTCTCTATGATGGGCCCTCCAGCTGAAGTCACCCCTGTTGACAACGCCAGCTGCCTGCCAACGCCTTCCCCCGAGCCCCCGCTCCCTCCACCAATGACCCACCATGGGTACTACACGGGCCATCACAACCCACGGTCGCCTCGTCAGCAAGCCTTTTCGGAGTCGTCCGACTCTGAGTATTACTCTGAACTGACAACAACGTCGGGGATCGGAGAGGAGGATTATAAGTACTGTGATCGGAGTGCGTACCAGGCATCGCACACCGGCATTCCTCCTGCAACGTCTCATATACTGCTGGAAGCCAGCAAAAACCCCAGCTTCCCCAAACTCACGGTACGGCCAATAAATCCAAAAACCTCACCGTTTTGCATTTGTTctaaaaatctttgttttgtttttttccattaaagtAACTTTTAAACCTATCTGTTTGTAGGTGGTGAAGCCGTTCAGGGAAAATGC contains:
- the ptch2 gene encoding protein patched homolog 1, with protein sequence MASDRGVPGATGGVFGDLPPSYARSQPPANPDLLRRPSYCHAAFALKQISKGKAVGQKAPLWIRARFQAFLFSLGCHIQRHCGKVLFIGLLVFGALSVGLRVAAIETNIEQLWVEAGSRVSTELRYTKEKQGEESVFTSQMLIQTPKEEGTNILTQEALLVHMESALSASRVQVSLFGKSWDLNKICYKSGVPIIENVMIERMIDKLFPCMIITPLDCFWEGAKLQGGSAYLPGMPDIQWMNLDPVKLMEELSQFTSLEGFKEMLDKAQVGHAYMNRPCLDPSDPDCPLSAPNKEKEESPDIAGRLQGGCHGFSRKFMHWQEELILGGRVKSSQDTLLSAEALQTMFLLMSPKQLYEHFKDDYEIHDINWNEEKATAILESWQRKFVEVVHQSVPANSSQSIHAFSTTTLNDIMKSFSDVSAIRVVGGYLLMLAYACVTMLRWDCAKSQGAVGLAGVLLVALSVAAGLGLCSLLGLSFNAATTQVLPFLALGIGVDDMFLLAHSFTETGSNIPFKERTGDCLRRTGTSVALTSINNMIAFFMAALVPIPALRAFSLQAAIVVVFNFAMVLLIFPAILSLDLHRREDKRLDILCCLYSPCSDRVIHLSPHEMSDAGEQPHTPTTGAAHPHQYAAGSTITTSTQITTTVQAFTQCDAAGQHIVTILPPTSQISTSPASIIVCPTSQAQAISPSPTTTSVPDPYGSQLFTPTSSSTRDLLAQVEDSKSGKKCVPLPFLHWNLSSFAREKYAPLLLKPKSKVIVVALFLGLLGLSLYGTTMVHDGLYLTDIVPRDTKEYDFIDAQFKYFSFYNMYLVTMDGFDYARSQRLLIQLHNAFNSVKYVVRDGDNKLPRMWLHYFQDWLKGLQAAFDADWQAGRITADSYRNGTEDGALAYKLLIQTGSKKDPLNYSQLTSRQLVDAEGLIPPEVFYIYLTVWVSNDPLGYAASQANFYPHPREWIHDKYDTTGENLRIPAAEPLEFAQFPFYLNGLRQASDFVEAIESVRAICDEFSRKGVLNYPNGYPFLFWEQYIGLRHWFLLSISVVLACTFLVCAILLLNPWTAGIIVFILAMMTVELFGIMGLIGIKLSAIPVVILIASVGIGVEFTVHIALGFLTAIGNRNKRSAVALEHMFAPVVDGAISTLLGVLMLAGSEFDFIMRYFFAVLAILTVLGVLNGLVLLPVLLSMMGPPAEVTPVDNASCLPTPSPEPPLPPPMTHHGYYTGHHNPRSPRQQAFSESSDSEYYSELTTTSGIGEEDYKYCDRSAYQASHTGIPPATSHILLEASKNPSFPKLTVVKPFRENAGGGKVEPLCESSHNTQTPLGSQVTCWDGNKREQQNGLQRHAAQSAQHLPSDRAHFPGRTSQSGPSLQNSRGPQPNRTNGPSYNHSNSGTQQGSTGGPITMVTATASVTVAVHPTLPGAAYQGYMHEGFDTDSELDCFEAAKRTCGDKTKYSSCKRDSLELQDLETTQGQTELGKTQGGLRIQASKDC